DNA from Salvelinus alpinus chromosome 17, SLU_Salpinus.1, whole genome shotgun sequence:
GAGGTAAGCAGGAAGCAGGTTGCCTCTTTCTTGGTGGCCTTGTTCCCCCTGACCGACCGGGCGTGTTTACGGCCGTGGCCGTGCCGTAGGTTCCACTTCTCGCTGGGTGACAGCGGCTGGGTCAGGCTGCACCCCTCATCCGACGACAGAGTCAAGTTGGCGTCTCCGTTCTGCTTGGAGTCTGACAGGAGGACAGACTTGGTTCATAAAGCAtaggatctaggatcaggtcctccctgtccacATCATCTTAGTCATTAGGGTATAAATGGCTAAACTGATCcatgatcagcactcctactctgacagAGTCATGTCGGTGTCTCCATTTTGCTCGTATCCCCAACTAAGGGTCTCAGACTAGAAGTGCTGATCAAGGATCAGGTTCCTCTGTCCTGCTCATGTTATCATATTCAATATGCtttaaaaattatttaaaaatccatgatcagcactcctactctgagactctttgtgaataCAAGCCgacccagacctgggttcaaaataCTATTTGTAATAAATTCAATACTTTAGCTGGACTTGACCAAGACCCAAACCAAGACCTAAAATGTACAACTGTTTCATAACCCCCATTCAAATCCTCCCTGTACCCCaacattgttcccctaaccccTGGTGTGAAAAAGTGTCACCTTCAATTTCATAGGTAACGCAGTGAAACAGGCATAAGTGTCAAGTGGGTATGGAGGGCTGGAGTCTTGGACAGTGCTTTTCAGTTTTCAGAACAGGTTATTGTCAAGCtatgagcacacagccatgagcacacagccatgcaaactgcatagacaaacattggcagtagaatggccttactgaagagctcagtaactttcaacagGGCACCGAcattggatgccacctttccaacattttttatttatttaactaggcaggtccttcccaaattgtgcaccaccctgccaggcgcaatggaaccaatggactATTCTCCAAAGTTCTAACCCCGCCCATTTGGAAGCAAAGGGTGAAACTATTGAACATGTTTTgagtagtatttgaacccaggtctgcaagAGACACAAGGCCCGGACTGACAGTAAATGCCAAAGATTTTACTCAACATCTCCTCAGGTTTTAGAGAGAAGGTTAAACTACAGAGCCACAATGTAACGTTACTGTGAAAACACACATTTTCTCCCTGGGCGAACTCTGAAATGAACCTGAAATGAACCTAATGTATTAAATGAAATTAACCTAATGTATTATCTGGGAAGGGTATGAGAAGGATTGTATCACGTTGTGTTACTGTCTTCAGGGCTAGGTACAGTAAGCCTATTTTATTACTTTATtatcggggggggggggaagtacATGATTACAGTAGAAAAGAAACCGTTTGTAAAACAACACTGCAAATACAACATCATCTAATACCTATTGGTGTAAAAATGCACTACTGTAGTATTCATTACTAACGCCTTCAATTTGAGTTTGAATGGGTAAAATGAGTGATGGtataaatgaatggtaaatcCATTTATCATTATGGTCGTTGGTTCGTACACAATGATTCCGTTTGATGTGTAAAGGAAGGAAGTGGGTTTGGAAAAGTTTGAATGACGTCTGAGTGTGAATGGGTGGAATGGTTGATGGTTCTGAATAACGAAACATCCACTTATCATTGTGGCCTACGATATATCATAACGATGCTTCCAACACATACTGGTACAGGGATGGGTCGATAAAGCATGGTGTATGGAGTGATATTACTGCCAACAGAATTTGAAATTGGATTTAAATCATTTTGAATGTGTCTCTGACCTGAGTTGTTCTAGCTGATTTTCTCATACCAATGCTTCAGAAACATTGAAGTGTGTAGGGAATAAATAGAGTATAGGGGGAAATTAGTGACAAAACATTGATGTTTAATATTCAGATTCTAATTTGAATTGGTCTGACCTGAGCGGTTCCTGTTGATATTATCCTCTGCAGCCAGAGGACACGTATCACTCTGAGTACTGTCCCTGGGAGAGTTAGCGACAGACTTCCCGAACGAGGCCGTGTCCGTGGGAGCGTCCGGGTTCGGATTGTGCGCCTTCTTCTTCTTAGGCAGCTTCTGTTTAGCCATGGCCAGGGAGTAGTACATCCCAAAGTTATTGACTATAACAGGCACGGGCATGGCGATGGTCAGCACCCCCGCCAGGGCGCACAGCGCGCCCACCATCATGCCCAGCCACGTCTGGGGGTACATGTCCCCATAGCCCAGGGTGGTCATGGTGACCACGGCCCACCAGAAGGAAATGGGGATGTTTTTGAAGTGGGTGTGTTTAGAGCCGCGAGGGTCGTCCGGTTGGGCCCCTATCCGCTCTGCGTAGTAGATCATCGTGGCGAAGATGAGGACGCCCAACGCCAGGAAGACAATAAGCAGGCAGAACTCGTTGACGCTGGCTCTCAACGTGTGGCCGAGAACCCTCAGACCGACGAAATGCCTGGTCAGCTTGAAGATCCGGAGGATCCGGACGAAGCGGACCACCCGCAGAAACCCCAGTATGTCGGAGGCTGCTTTAGAGGAGGACAGGCCGCTGAGGCCCATCTCCAGGTAGAAGGGCAGGATGGCCACGAAGTCAATGACGTTTAACATGTTCTTGATGAAGAGCAGCTTGTCGGGGCAGCAAACGATGCGGACGAAGAACTCCAGGGTGAACCAGACCACACAAACGCCCTCCACCACTGTCAGAATGGGCTTGGTCACCACCTAAAGTAGATCACATTATGGATTAGATTATACATTATGTTAGATTATACATTAGATTATACATTACATTAGATTACAGATTAGATTATACATTAGATTCGATTACACATTAGATTATAAATTAGATTATACATTAGAGTACAGATTAGATTATACATTACATTAGATTATAGATTAGACTATACATTAGATTATACATTCTATTAGATTATACATTACATTAGATTATACATTAGACTATACATTAGATTATACATTCTATTAGATTATACATTACATTAgattatacattacattacattatgcATTAGATTATACATTCTATTAGAGTATACATTAGATTAGAGTATACACTAGATTTGATTGTAGATTACATTATACATTAGATTATACATTCTATTAGAGTATACATTAGATTAGAGTATACACTAGATTTGATTGTAGATTACATTATACATTAGATTATTGAATTTCAATTCAGGGATCATTGAAGTATCAATCTATTAATCTATATATTATCTAAATTCATTTGGTCACTAAAATGTGCTTAAAAATGATACaagacaatacagtacaatataatacagtacaatgcagtacaatacaatacaatgcagtacaatacaatacagtacaatacaatgcagtacaatacagtacaatacagtacaatgcagtacaatgcaatacagtacaatacaatacagtacaatacactgcagtacaatacaatacaatacaatacagtagggTACAATATAATATAGTACAATActatacagtacaacacagtaccatACAATATAGTACCataaaatacagtacaatacagtaccatacaatacagtataatacagtaccgtacaatacaatacagcacagtacaatacagtacaataccatacagtacaatacagtgcaatacagtacagtacaatacagtacagtacaatacagtacaatacagtacagtacaatacagtaccatacagtacagtacaatacagtaccacacagtacaatacagtacaatacagtacagcaccatacagtacaatacagtaccatacaatacagtactatacagtaccatacattacagtacaatacagtacaatacaggtgcgtacagtacaatacagtacagtacaatacagtacaatacagtaccatacagtgcagtacaatacagtacagtaccatacagtacaatacagtgcaatagagtacaatacagtaccatacagtacaatacagtgcaatagagtacaatacagtaccatacagtacaatacagtacactacagtaccatacagtacaatacagtgcaatagagtacaatacagtagcatacagtacaatacaatgcaatatagtacaatacagtaccatacagtacactacagtacaatacagtgcaatacagtaccatacagtacaatacaatgcaatatagtacaatacagtaccatacagtacaatacagtacactacagtaccatacagtacaatacagtgcaatagagtacaatacagtaccatacagtacaatacaatgcaatatagtacaatacagtaccatacagtacactacagtacactacaatacagtacaatacatagAAATATTAATAATAATCTAATGTATAATCTATACAAGGTCCAATACATGTAGGTCCCTATGCACAAACAATGAAATGATCACCATATTGTTTTCACCTGTCCATCTCAGATCTCCACTAGAGGCTAGAGGCTCTGGGTTCTCCACTAGAGGCTAGAGGCTTTGGGTTCTCCACTAGAGGCTAGAGGCTTTGGGTTCTCCACTAGAGGGTAGAGGCTCTGGGTTCTCCACTAGAGGCTAGAGGCTCTGGGTTCTCCACTAGAGGCTAGAGACTCTGGGTCCTCCACTAGAGGCTAGAGGCTCTGGGTTCTCCACTAGAGGCTAGAGGCTCTATGTTCTCCACTAGACTAGAGGCTCTGGGTTCTCCACTAGAGGCTAGAGGGTCTGGGTTGTCCACTAGAGGCTAGAGGCTTTGGGTTCTCCACTAGAGGGTAGAGGCTCTGAGTTCTCCACTAGAGGCTCTGGGTTCTCCACTAGAGGCTCTGGGTTCTCCACTAGAGGCTAGAGGCTCTGGGTTCTCCACTAGAGGCTCTGGGTTCTCCACTAGAGGCTCTGGGTTCTCCACTAGAGGCTAGAGGCTCTGGGTTCTCCACTAGAGGCTAGAGGCTCTGGGTTCTCCACTAGAGGCTCTGGGTTCTCCACTAGAGGCTCTGGGTTCTCCACTAGAGGCTAGAGACTCTGGGTTCTCCACTAGAGGCTCTGGGTTCTCCACTAGAGGCTAGAGGCTCTGGGTTCTCCACTAGAGGCTAGAGGCTCTGGGTTCTCCACTAGAGGCTAGAGGCTCTGGGTTCTCCACTAGAGGCTAGAGGCTCTGGGTTCTCCACTAGAGGCTAGAGGCTCTGGGTGCTCCACTAGAGGCTAGAGGCTCTGGGTTCTCCACTAGAGGCTCTGGGTTTTCCACTAGAGGCTAGAGGCTCTGGGTTCTCCACTAGAGGCTAGAGGCTCTGGGTTCTTTCTGGAAAGCATCATAGTCCATTGACAATGaggatccctctctctcttacctccacTGAGACCACCACCTCCGTGTGGTTCCCCACCACCACGTGTTCCGTGCGGTTCTGCAGGTCATTGAAGTACTCGTGGGTCTCCAGACAGAACGTAGTGATGGAAACCAGAATGAAGAAGAGGGAGGCAAACGCTATGCCCTGAAACAAGACAATCAACCAGTCAATCACTCAATTAACCAAATCACTCAATTAACCAAATCACTCAATTAACCAATCACTCAATTAACCAAATCAtttaaatgtattcataaagccaGCAGTTTTCATAAAGTGTCTTTATGGTACAACTCAATAGTAACACTCAAAGTGCCTTCAGAGTACAACCGCTGCCCTGGGTTAAACAGTTTACAGAAGATAATCATGACAGGTGTCTACTCTGCCTCTGACCGATACCGACTGAATTTAGAGAGACCTTTTTACTGATACCGATAATAAGAATAAGTAGCCTTTACTCGAAGATTGTAATAAGTCTGCTCGTATGGGCTATTGCCAAATGGACAATTGATAGCTTACAACAttcaaagtagtagtagtaggttttATTTGGTAATACAAATAAAAGTACCTGGTACACATTAATGTTATGAATTTATCGTTAACTGTATCTTTACCGTGATAATTCAGTCCATTTATTGGGATATGGATTTTTTTGGGGGGCCCATATCACTCTACTCTGACCTTAAACTCACCACTGAAAAGCTCATCATTCACCTGCTTTCCTGCTCATCTTCCACAAtaactctggtctgtctgtgtctgtgttagcATTTGTGTTTGTGTTATCCATTGTGTTTGTGTTAGCATTTGTGTTTGTGTTATCCATTGTGTTTGTGTTATCCATTGGAAAACAAAATCCAAACAATGTACTGTCCTGCTAATTGATTTGTGTGGGAGGGCTGAAGTTAGAGATGGCAGGTACTAAGTGCCTGAATGGCATTGATGGGACATACAGGTATTTATCCAGCTgccagagaaggaggaggaggaggagagaagtacAGTAGAGAGTTAATCCAATCTGTCCATGGTGATATAGTCAAGACTAATAACCCCTGAGTCCTATCACAGTCACAGCGCCGTCCCAAATTCCACaccattccctacatagtgcactacttttgaccggggcatATAGGGCTCTCTTgtgaaaagaagtgcactatatgggaAAAAGGATGTCATTTCGAATGTACACTCAGACTATACAAGGGAATATGAAAACCGCTCATTTTCAGATGTGTTGATAGTCGATAGGTGACATTTGTCAACCTCCGTACAGTGGCCGCATCATAATCAACACCATGCTGTGATTAGTAGCTAGTTGACTATTGGCTAAATCACACTAAAGGCTAAATGGCACTAAAGGCTAAATCACACTAGGGGCTAAATCACACTAAGGGATAAATCACACTAAGGGGTAAATCACACTAAGGGCTAAATCACACTAGGGGTAAATCACACTAAGGGCTAAATCCCACTAAAGGCTAAATCACACTAAAGGCTAAATCACACTAGGGGTAAATCACACTAAGGGCTAAATCACACTAAAGGCTAAATGGCACTAAAGGCTAAATCACACTAGGGGTAAATCACACTAAGGGCGAAATCACAATAAAGGCTAAATCACACTAAGGACTAAATCACACTAAGGGCTAAATCACACTGAGGGCTAAATCACACTATAGGCTAAATCACATTATAAATCACACTAAGGGCTAAATCACACTAAAGGCTAAATCACACTGAGGGCTAAATCACACTACGGGCTAAATCACACTAAGGACTAAATCACACTAGGGGCTAAATCACACTAAAGGCTGAATCACACTAAAGGCTAAATCACACTACGGGATAAATCACACTAAAGGCTAAATCACATTAAGGGCTAAATCACACTAAGGGATAAATCACACTGAGGGCTAAATCACACTATAAATCACACTAAGGGATAAATCACACTAAGGGCTAAATCACACTGAGGGCTAAATCACACTAAGGGCTAAATCACACTAAAGGCAAAATCACACAAAGGGCTAAATCACACTAAAGGCTAAATCACACTAAAGGCTAAATCACACTAAAGGCTAGATCACACTAAGGGCTAAATCACACTAAGGGCTAAATCACACTAAGGGCTAAATCACACTAAGGACTAAATCACACTAGGGGCTACATCACACTAAAGGCTAAATCACACTAAAGGCTAAATCACACTAGGGCTAAATCCCACTAAAGGCTAAATCACACCAAGGGCTAAATCACACTATAGGCTAAATCACAGTAAGGGCTAAATCACACTAAAGGCTAAATCACATTAAGGGCTAAATCACACTAAAGGCTAAATCACACTAAGGGCTAAATCACACTAAAGGCTAAATCACACTAAGGGCTAAATCACACTAGGGGCTACATCACACTAAAGGCTAAATCACACTAAAGGCTAAATCACACTAGGGCTAAATCCCACTAAAGGCTAAATCACACCAAGGGCTAAATCACACTATAGGCTAAATCACAGTAAGGGCTAAATCACACTAAAGGCTAAATCACACTAAGGGCTAAATCACACTAAAGGCTAAATCACACTAAGGGCTAAATCACACTAAATGCTAAATCACACTAAAGGCTAAATCACACTAAAGGCTAAATCACACTAAAGGCTAAATCACACTAAATGCTAAATCACACTAAAGGCTAAATCACACTAAAGGCTAAATCACACTAAAGGCTAAATCACACTGAGGGCTAAATCACACTGAGGGCTAAATCACACTAAAGGCTAAATCACACTATAAATCACACTAAGGGCTAAATCACACTAAAGGCTAAATCACACTAAGGGCTAAATCACACTAAATGCTAAATCACACTAAAGGCTAAATCACACTAAAGGTTAAATCACACTAAAGGCTAAATCACACTAAATGCTGAATCACACTAAAGGCTAAATCACACTAAAGGCTAAATCACACTAAAGGCTAAATCACACTAAAGGCTAAATCACACTAAAGGCTAAATCACACTGAGGGCTAAATCACACTAAGGGCTAAATCACACTAAAGGCTAAATCACACTAAAGGCTAAATTATTAACTGCTCCATCATTATGGGTACATCACATTttttgatgtttttttttaatagaaTGAATACCATCAATCTTTATTGATGTAATAAAAAAGTGTGACATCTAAAGTACATCTCCACAAAGAAAAGCTTTAGTTCCTCTATCATCATTACAACATTCATCAGTTAGTGTAAAACAGCAGAGGGAGGGTCCCCTGGGTCTCTGTGTCCCCTGGGTCTCTGGGTCCCCTGGGTCCTCTGGGTCTCTGGGTCCCCTGGGTCCTCTGGGTCCCCTGGGTCTCTGAGTCTCTGGGTCCCCTGGGTCCCCTGGGTCTCTGTGTCCCCTGGGTCTCTGGGTCCCCTGGGTCCTCTGGGTCTCTGGGTCCCCTGGGTCCTCTGGGTCCCCTGGGTCTCTGAGTCTCTGGGTCCCCTGGGTCCCCTGGGTCTCTGTGTCCCCTGGGTCTCTGGGTCCCCTGGGTCCTCTGGGTCTCTGGGTCCCCTGGGTCCCCTGGGTGTCTGTGTCCCCTGGGTCTCTGGGTCCCCTGGGTCTCTGAGTCTCTGGGTCCCCTGGGTCCCCTGGGTCTCTGTGTCCCCTGGGTCTCTGGGTCCCCTGGGTCCTCTGGGTCCCCTGGGTCCCCTGGGTCTCTGTGT
Protein-coding regions in this window:
- the LOC139543088 gene encoding voltage-gated potassium channel KCNC1-like isoform X1, which encodes MISSVCVSSYRGRKSGNKPPSKTCLKEEMTRGEDSEKIVINVGGTRHETYKSTLRTLPGTRLAWLADPPEPNANKEPLPVGPISPTTNELFFDRHPGIFAYVLNYYRTGKLHCPADVCGPLFEEELAFWGIDETDVEPCCWMTYRQHRDAEEALDIFEPPDPDDTDDELPRRFGIEDCPERSRGCCEVWQPKIWALFEDPYSSRAARGIAFASLFFILVSITTFCLETHEYFNDLQNRTEHVVVGNHTEVVVSVEVVTKPILTVVEGVCVVWFTLEFFVRIVCCPDKLLFIKNMLNVIDFVAILPFYLEMGLSGLSSSKAASDILGFLRVVRFVRILRIFKLTRHFVGLRVLGHTLRASVNEFCLLIVFLALGVLIFATMIYYAERIGAQPDDPRGSKHTHFKNIPISFWWAVVTMTTLGYGDMYPQTWLGMMVGALCALAGVLTIAMPVPVIVNNFGMYYSLAMAKQKLPKKKKAHNPNPDAPTDTASFGKSVANSPRDSTQSDTCPLAAEDNINRNRSDSKQNGDANLTLSSDEGCSLTQPLSPSEKWNLRHGHGRKHARSVRGNKATKKEATCFLLTSGDFSCTGGEHTIRTESCKDILAATGNYAQPEITTLT
- the LOC139543088 gene encoding voltage-gated potassium channel KCNC1-like isoform X2, whose translation is MISSVCVSSYRGRKSGNKPPSKTCLKEEMTRGEDSEKIVINVGGTRHETYKSTLRTLPGTRLAWLADPPEPNANKEPLPVGPISPTTNELFFDRHPGIFAYVLNYYRTGKLHCPADVCGPLFEEELAFWGIDETDVEPCCWMTYRQHRDAEEALDIFEPPDPDDTDDELPRRFGIEDCPERSRGCCEVWQPKIWALFEDPYSSRAARGIAFASLFFILVSITTFCLETHEYFNDLQNRTEHVVVGNHTEVVVSVEVVTKPILTVVEGVCVVWFTLEFFVRIVCCPDKLLFIKNMLNVIDFVAILPFYLEMGLSGLSSSKAASDILGFLRVVRFVRILRIFKLTRHFVGLRVLGHTLRASVNEFCLLIVFLALGVLIFATMIYYAERIGAQPDDPRGSKHTHFKNIPISFWWAVVTMTTLGYGDMYPQTWLGMMVGALCALAGVLTIAMPVPVIVNNFGMYYSLAMAKQKLPKKKKAHNPNPDAPTDTASFGKSVANSPRDSTQSDTCPLAAEDNINRNRSDSKQNGDANLTLSSDEGCSLTQPLSPSEKWNLRHGHGRKHARSVRGNKATKKEATCFLLTSGDFSCTGGEHTIRTAL